In a genomic window of Lycium ferocissimum isolate CSIRO_LF1 chromosome 9, AGI_CSIRO_Lferr_CH_V1, whole genome shotgun sequence:
- the LOC132031874 gene encoding uncharacterized protein LOC132031874 → MVNQANITFKYLQGVGANYGSFYKVITGYIEHRFYSQDAEREENMLSLSAWQKNYENAILSANEAERVILRTEGEREKVKEKEEVVKRQIEDLKQVLAHYENEKERLKHDEVKYKEAHEVAKVRMQELGTQLKEAQAKQREIDRGGCSLVYGGPREPPCVVNVNLKTNDWFFCTC, encoded by the exons ATGGTCAATCAGGCCAATATTACCTTTAAATATTTGCAAGGGGTTGGTGCTAATTACGGCTCTTTTTACAAAGTCATCACAGGATACATTGAACATCGCTTCTATTCGCAAGATGcagagagagaagaaaacatGTTGTCTTTGTCAGCATGGcagaaaaattatgaaaatgctATACTTAGTGCAAATGAGGCTGAGAGGGTTATCCTACGTACTGAAGGGGAACGGGAGAAGGTCAAGGAGAAAGAGGAAGTTGTGAAGCGGCAAATCGAGGATCTGAAGCAAGTGCTAGCacattatgaaaatgaaaaagagcgTCTGAAACATGACGAAGTAAAATATAAAGAAGCCCATGAAGTTGCAAAAGTCAGGATGCAAGAACTTGGCACCCAGTTGAAGGAAGCTCAAGCGAAGCAAAGGGAGATTGACAGGGGCGGATGTAGCTTAGTATATGGGGGTCCTAGAGAACCCCCAT GTGTTGTCAACGTTAATCTTAAAACCAATGACTGGTTTTTCTGTACTTGCTGA
- the LOC132031875 gene encoding putative ripening-related protein 2, with the protein MEAQRCKPSEKNKGNKPPKDQCHPGDECYSGHMKAILTINDFDKGGECSGKYYHNSVPVVALSTGWYSKGRRFENITIHANGRSVKAMVVFECDAGRGCDSPHAYTFHLARIVLLMLLKLCEKLCMFLRKTQVGLKSSGLINES; encoded by the exons ATGGAAGCTCAAAGGTGCAAGCCAAGTGAAAAGAACAAGGGGAATAAGCCCCCAAAAGATCAATGTCACCCTGGTGATGAATgct ATTCTGGTCACATGAAGGCAATTCTTACCATCAACGACTTTGACAAGGGTGGTGAATGTAGTGGCAAATATTACCACAACTCTGTCCCCGTGGTGGCTCTGTCCACCGGATGGTACAGTAAAGGGAGACGTTTTGAAAACATTACCATCCATGCGAATGGGAGAAGTGTGAAAGCCATGGTTGTCTTTGAATGTGATGCAGGTAGAGGTTGTGATTCTCCACATGCATATACCTTCCACCTTGCCAGAATAGTATTGTTGATGCTTCTGAAGCTGTGTGAAAAGCTTTGCATGTTCCTAAGAAAGACTCAGGTTGGCTTGAAATCTTCTGGTCTGATTAACGAATCTTGA
- the LOC132030552 gene encoding putative ripening-related protein 2 yields MKKGTHFSTFHYVAFLIFIIMTFSNTLVVEGQKYNGRMKAILTVNDFSKGGGPSECSGKYYHNSIPIVALSTGWYSKGRRCFDKITIYANGKSTKAMVVDECDTSRGCKHNIVDASEAVWKALGVSQHDPKYGLMHIFWSD; encoded by the coding sequence ATGAAGAAGGGGACTCACTTCAGCACATTTCATTATGttgctttcttgatttttattatCATGACTTTTAGCAACACACTAGTTGTTGAAGGTCAGAAATACAATGGTCGAATGAAGGCAATTTTAACAGTCAATGACTTTTCAAAGGGTGGTGGTCCATCAGAATGTAGTGGTAAATATTACCATAATTCAATTCCAATTGTGGCTTTATCTACTGGATGGTACAGTAAAGGGAGAAGATGTTTCGACAAAATTACAATTTATGCAAATGGGAAGAGTACAAAAGCCATGGTAGTTGATGAATGTGACACAAGTAGAGGTTGTAAGCATAACATTGTTGATGCTTCTGAAGCTGTGTGGAAAGCTTTGGGTGTTTCTCAACATGACCCCAAATATGGTTTGATGCACATCTTCTGGTCTGATTAA
- the LOC132030549 gene encoding xyloglucan-specific galacturonosyltransferase 1-like → MAISVSKKKYKVNKRVEPKEISFFFSSFLAKFLFRIPTIVLILILIFLWSSSTTIISGKVLHVCISSRKLNDLYCISAGTEPNLDIAISPPNGTSPSAFVEHKYTASSKSSDESSTSVDTMSNIVDISVQKSSLLDIPIPRVNDSATSIDTMSNVADVLLEKSSPRDIPIPSVNDSSTSIPSEKQESTRVSVDSFVGNYQNVAFRNNMVNKGGDEELVIAYNDVEDQLQVHRSWAASSKNHTTCDGRGIYVYDLPTKFNKDLVAQCENMIPWVNLCKYFMSNEAMGEPILNLGKGWYQTHQYSLELIFHSRVLNHPCRVHNADEAKLFYVPFYGGLDILRWHFKKNVSHDIKDSLGIDLVRWLEAQKHWFQKSGNDHVFVLGKISWDFRRTSTNWGSRFLELDEMQNPVKLLIERQPWHVNDIGIPHPTYFHPQSDDDIVTWQDRIIKSNRKSLVSFAGAARPGAPANIRSILINQCTSAKDQECRFLNCNSGNCDQPESIIELFMESEFCLQPPGDSPTRKSVFDSLISGCIPVIFDPFTAYYQYSWHLPEDHRKYSVFIDQEDVRNMKVNVVEKLMQIPAKDRENMRRYIIYELLPGLVYGDPKSKLEKFQDAFSITINNLFQRLNKLES, encoded by the coding sequence ATGGCAATTTCTGTTTCGAAGAAGAAATATAAGGTTAACAAACGAGTTGAACCTAAAGAAattagcttctttttttcttctttcttagcTAAATTTCTTTTTCGAATCCCAACTATAGTCCTTATTTTGATTCTTATCTTCTTATGGTCTTCTTCTACTACTATTATTTCTGGTAAAGTGCTCCATGTTTGCATCTCATCGCGCAAACTCAACGATCTTTATTGCATTTCTGCTGGCACCGAACCAAATCTTGACATCGCGATTTCTCCTCCCAATGGAACTTCTCCTTCTGCTTTTGTTGAACATAAGTATACAGCATCATCAAAATCTAGTGATGAAAGTTCCACATCAGTTGATACCATGTCAAATATTGTTGATATTTCGGTACAAAAATCTAGTCTTCTTGACATCCCAATTCCGCGTGTCAATGATAGTGCAACTTCAATTGATACCATGTCAAATGTTGCTGATGTTTTGCTAGAAAAATCTAGTCCTCGTGACATCCCAATTCCATCAGTCAATGATAGTTCCACATCCATTCCTAGTGAGAAACAAGAAAGTACAAGAGTATCTGTTGATTCTTTTGTAGGAAATTACCAAAATGTTGCTTTCAGAAACAACATGGTTAATAAAGGTGGTGATGAGGAACTAGTGATAGCGTATAATGATGTGGAGGATCAATTACAGGTGCATCGTTCGTGGGCAGCATCGAGCAAAAATCATACAACGTGCGATGGCAGAGGAATTTATGTGTATGATTTGCCAACAAAGTTCAACAAAGACTTGGTAGCTCAATGTGAAAATATGATTCCTTGGGTCAACCTCTGCAAGTACTTCATGAGCAACGAGGCTATGGGAGAACCGATACTGAATCTTGGCAAAGGGTGGTACCAAACACATCAGTATTCATTGGAACTGATATTTCATTCACGCGTTCTTAATCATCCTTGCAGAGTGCACAATGCTGATGAAGCAAAGCTTTTTTATGTGCCTTTTTATGGTGGACTTGATATTTTAAGATGGCATTTCAAGAAGAACGTTTCGCACGATATCAAGGACTCATTGGGAATAGACCTTGTGAGGTGGCTAGAGGCGCAAAAACATTGGTTTCAAAAATCAGGTAATGATCATGTTTTTGTTTTAGGAAAAATTTCTTGGGACTTCAGAAGGACAAGCACCAATTGGGGGAGTAGGTTCTTGGAACTAGACGAAATGCAGAATCCGGTTAAGCTATTGATCGAACGACAACCATGGCATGTTAATGACATAGGAATACCTCATCCTACTTATTTCCATCCACAATCGGACGATGATATAGTGACGTGGCAGGACAGGATCATCAAGTCAAATCGGAAAAGCCTTGTGTCGTTTGCTGGTGCAGCAAGGCCTGGTGCACCAGCAAACATAAGATCAATCTTgatcaatcaatgcacatcAGCAAAAGATCAAGAATGCAGATTCTTGAATTGCAATTCAGGTAATTGTGATCAGCCTGAGTCGATAATAGAACTGTTCATGGAATCCGAATTCTGTTTGCAGCCTCCAGGGGACAGTCCaacaagaaaatcagttttcGATTCGTTAATATCAGGTTGTATTCCAGTGATCTTTGATCCCTTCACAGCATACTATCAATATTCATGGCATTTACCAGAAGATCATAGGAAATACTCCGTTTTCATTGATCAAGAAGATGTGAGGAATATGAAAGTCAATGTTGTGGAGAAGCTTATGCAAATTCCAGCAAAAGATAGAGAGAACATGAGAAGGTACATTATTTATGAGTTGTTACCTGGATTGGTATATGGAGATCCAAAATCTAAGCTGGAGAAATTTCAAGAtgcattctcaataacaataAACAATTTGTTTCAGAGATTGAACAAATTGGAATCATGA
- the LOC132030550 gene encoding AT-hook motif nuclear-localized protein 5, giving the protein MDIREGMALSGSSAYYLNRGISGSNSGVASGSGTPPGVPTPPGFKSLTNANITVQSNVGSGSSVNVNSTYQVENPSLNFGHGVNISMGSSVSPGTGSDPVKKKRGRPRKYGPDGTNMSLALSPLSSNPSSGVSITPGPKRIRGRPPGTGWKQQLANVGEWMSSSAGLAFTPHVIHIGVGEDVAEKLLAFAQQRPRALCILSANGAVSAITLRPPASSGATVTYEGRFEILCLSGSYLVAETGGPRNRTGGISVSVCSPDGHVIGGAIGGRLIAASPVQVVVCSFVYDPKVKSKPESSVKDEKESAEKSSTPVGGASLNQDPASGSGSGVWPPSSRPDVRNSQTEIDLTRG; this is encoded by the exons ATGGATATAAGGGAAGGGATGGCACTATCTGGTTCTTCAGCTTACTATCTCAATAGAGGGATTAGTGGTTCTAATTCTGGTGTTGCTAGTGGGTCTGGGACACCCCCAGGGGTACCTACCCCACCTGGTTTTAAGTCCCTAACAAATGCTAATATTACAGTTCAGTCCAATGTGGGGAGTGGTAGTAGTGTTAATGTGAACTCAACATACCAAGTTGAGAACCCATCACTTAATTTTGGTCATGGTGTTAACATTAGTATGGGTTCTAGTGTTTCACCTGGTACTGGTAGTGATCCAGTGAAAAAGAAGAGGGGTAGACCTAGGAAATATGGTCCTGATGGGACCAATATGTCTTTAGCCTTGTCCCCTTTGTCTAGTAACCCTTCAAGTGGTGTGTCCATAACTCCCGGGCCAAAGCGAATAAGGGGCCGCCCTCCCGGTACTGGGTGGAAGCAACAATTAGCTAATGTTG GTGAATGGATGAGTAGTTCGGCTGGATTGGCTTTCACTCCTCATGTTATACACATTGGTGTAGGAGAG GATGTTGCGGAAAAATTGTTGGCATTTGCACAGCAGAGGCCTAGGGCTTTATGTATCTTATCAGCTAATGGTGCAGTTTCAGCTATAACATTACGCCCCCCTGCTAGTTCTGGTGCCACTGTTACTTATGAG GGCCGTTTTGAGATACTATGCCTGTCTGGTTCGTACTTGGTTGCTGAAACTGGTGGTCCACGTAATCGCACTGGTGGTATAAGTGTCTCAGTTTGTAGTCCTGATGGCCATGTAATTGGAGGTGCTATAGGGGGTCGGCTTATAGCAGCCAGCCCTGTTCAG GTAGTCGTGTGCAGCTTTGTGTATGATCCTAAAGTTAAGAGCAAACCAGAAAGTAGCGTAAAAGACGAGAAAGAGTCTGCTGAAAAGTCATCTACACCAGTTGGTGGTGCCAGTCTGAATCAAGATCCTGCTTCAGGGTCTGGTTCGGGTGTTTGGCCTCCAAGCTCCCGCCCAGATGTAAGAAATTCCCAGACCGAGATTGACCTGACGCGTGGATGA
- the LOC132030551 gene encoding probable phospholipid hydroperoxide glutathione peroxidase, which translates to MLRSSTKNLSFISRFSSILSQTHFNSVSNLPISPFSKPIHTVFSNSLSPFLVKPKNFELLSLRSDHTMASQSNKPQSVHDFTVKDAKGNDVDLSIYKGKALIIVNVASQCGLTNSNYTDMTELYRKYKDQGLEILAFPCNQFGGQEPGSIEDIQQMVCTRFKAEYPIFDKVDVNGDNAAPLYKFLKSSKGGFFGDGIKWNFSKFLVDKEGHVVDRYSPTTAPASMEKDIKKLLGVA; encoded by the exons ATGCTTCGTTCTTCAACAAAAAATCTCAGTTTTATAAGTCGATTTTCTTCAATTCTAAGCCAAACCCATTTTAATTCAGTGTCTAATCTTCCTATTTCACCTTTTTCAAAGCCGATCCATAcagttttttccaattctttatCTCCTTTTCTTGTTAAACCTAAGAATTTTGAGTTGTTGAGTTTAAGATCAGATCATACCATGGCTAGTCAATCCAACAAGCCTCAATCTGTTCATGACTTCACTGTTAAG GATGCTAAGGGCAATGATGTTGATCTCAGCATTTACAAGGGAAAGGCCCTTATCATTGTCAATGTTGCATCACAGTG TGGCCTGACTAATTCAAACTACACAGACATGACCGAGTTATACAGGAAGTATAAGGATCAAG GTTTGGAGATTCTTGCATTCCCTTGCAACCAGTTTGGAGGACAGGAGCCTGGAAGCATTGAAGATATCCAGCAGATGGTTTGCACTCGCTTCAAGGCCGAGTACCCCATATTTGATAAG GTTGATGTGAATGGTGATAATGCTGCTCCACTGTACAAGTTTCTGAAATCAAGCAAAGGTGGGTTCTTTGGGGATGGTATTAAGTGGAATTTCTCCAAATTCCTTGTTGACAAAGAAGGACATGTCGTCGATCGCTACTCTCCAACAACTGCTCCAGCTAGCATGGAG AAGGATATCAAGAAACTCTTGGGGGTTGCTTAA